Genomic window (Campylobacter ureolyticus ACS-301-V-Sch3b):
AACTAGCTGCTTTATATGTATCAAAGTCATAAACTATTTTATACTGACAAATCATATCTTTATCACCAGCTTTTTCTTTAAGGTTAAAAAGATAGTCCCACTCAACTACATATGCAAATCCAGCTGGAAAATGTGGAACTCCAATAAGTTTTCTTATCTCATCTTTACTCATTCCAACTTCGATTTTTCTTATATTTTCCAAATTTACACTCAAAGCTTTTTTATAAATGCTTTTTTCTGGTTTTGGAAAAGTAACTTCATCTTTTGTCATTATACCATTTCTTGGTACTTTTGTGCTTGACTTTGTAGTACAACCTTGTAGGAAAAGCATCCCAACAACTGCTAAAACTACTAACGAAATTTTTTTCATATTTTTATCCTTTTTATAATGTCAAAAAAGAAAGAGCACAAGCTCCTTCTTTTAATTAAAAATGAAATCCTACAGATAAAGCAGCACCGGCTTTTTCTTGTGAGTCATAACTTGCGCTACCTTTAAATACCCATTTTCCACTATCACTCATTTTTGATAAACCTATAGCCATAGCTGACTGACCATCATAAAAGCCACTTCCTAAGCTAATCATTCCCTTTCCTGGGATTGTTGCTTGTGGAAGATTTCCTACTGCTAAGGCTGAAGCTGTTCCAGCACTAGCATCTTTTTTATACTCGCCAAGCTTTCCATAAACATCGTTTAATCCAGCTCTTAGTTGTCCCATAGTAGCTGCATCTGAGTTTAGAACACCAGGAGCGACATTGCTTATAGTTCTTTGAGTTACTGTGCCATCTTTATTTATTCCACCAACAGATACTGTGTATGGTCTTTCAACTACTTTTCCATTTGACACAACTTTCGTATTTGAACCAGCGCCAATAGCGACTGAGTTTACACCTTTTGCTTCTGCTTGAGTGCTATTATCTACAACTTTGCCATTTTTATCAAATTTACGATTGTCTGCTGCTATCCATTTAGAACCTTGACTAGCTACTTTTTGAACTGCTTTTAATTGAGCGACATTTACTGCATCTGAGTCTTGTGTACCAGCTGCAACACCTGTAATTTGACGAGTAAATTTATTTCCGACCTCATCAGAGCCTCCGACTGATATCGCACCTTTTGTGTTCGCAACTGTATCTGCAACAGCTTGATTATCAAATAAATAAACACCTTGTTTTGTAGTATCATCAAGGGCTTTTCTGTTTGCTTGTGAGTATGAGCCAAGAGCTACTCCACCAGCAACACTTGTTATAGAATTTGTTCCTATAGAAATTGCATTTTCAGCATCATTATCTACTTTTGCTTGTATTCCTATAGCTACGCCACCTTTAGAGTCTGCACTTGAGTCATCTTTATCTAAACCACGTGTTCCCTTGACTTGACCATCATTAACATGGAAAAATCTTGTTCCTTGGGTATTAATATTTTTGATAGAATTTACTATCGTATCAATAGCCCCAGCTCCATCAGCAACTACGTGTTTTTGACCAGAAGCTGAATTTGTAGCTAAATCTTCTTTTATTTTATCTACATCTATTGTTTTGTTTCCGTTGCCATCATCTGTAATATATGTATTTCCGATAATATTATTGATATTGGTTGAAACATTTACTATCTTTCCATCAACAGTTGCAAGATCACCGATAGTAGCAGCATTGTGTTTATACTTTGCCTTTTCAGAATCACTTAATTTTTTATAATCGGCTATGGTACCATCTTTTCCATTTTGACCTAAGCCATCCAAGCCGCTCTTCAATCCAGTGATTTGCTTATCATTCATAGCAACACCATCTGCTGTTATGCTAGGTCCTTCTGATCCATCAGCTTGAGTAATTTTCAAACCATCTTTTCCAAGATTTATTTTATTTTCGCCAACATTTCCAAGATTAATCTCATCTTTCAAGGCTACTTTTACTTCGCCGTTTTTAACTGAAGTTGTGATATTTTTACCATCTCCGTTGATATTAAGAGCTCCACTGCTTAATTTTACGCTACCTTTAGTGCCGTGATCTCCTGCTATATTTAAATTAACACTACCAACTTGCGCATTGATATTATTTACGGCTTCAGTAAGGTCTTTATTTGTAATAACACTTGTATCACCTAGAGTTGCATCTCCAAATGTGTATTTCTTACTATTGGTTTCAATAGAAGTTATGTCTTTAAGTTCTTGATTTAGACTATATTTAACGTTTCCGTTTCCATCATCAGTTACAGTTAAATTTTTTCCTGCAGCGAAATTATAAGTTGTTCCGTTAAGTCCTGTAAGATCAACACCTACTTCAAATGTTTGTTTGCCATTTACTACACCCTTATCAGCAACTCTAATTTTGCTTCCTGTTTCCGCTTTTACATCTACAGANNNNNNNNNNNNNNNNNNNNNNNNNNNNNNNNNNNNNNNNNNNNNNNNNNNNNNNNNNNNNNNNNNNNNNNNNNNNNNNNNNNNNNNNNNNNNNNNNNNNATAGAAGTTATGTCTTTAAGTTCTTGATTTAGACTATAGTTAATGTTTCCATTTCCATCATCAGCTACAGTTAAATTTTTTCCTGCAGCGAAATTATAAGTTGTTCCGTTAAGTCCTGTAAGATCAACACCTACTTCAAATGTTTGTTTGCCATTTACTACACCCTTATCAGCAACTCTAATTTTGCTTCCTGTTTCCGCTTTTACATCTACAGATTTTTGAGCTAAATCTTGAATGTTAGCATCACTTACATCTAAAGCTTTTCTCCAATTATCTTTATTGAAATTTGGATTTAATTCATTTAAAGTATTATCTTTAAATAGATTTGTTCCATCAAGATTAGCTTTACCACTTAAGCCGGCTTTTAATTGAGCGACATTGACTGCATCGGTGTTGGCTGTTCCTGCTGCGACATTTGTGATTTGGCGAGTAAAAGGCTCTACTACTGTCTTTCCATCTTCATCAAGTCCTTTTATTTTAGAACCAACAGAAATAGCACCTTTTGTCCTTTCTGCAGTTCCTGCAACTTCAGCATTATCACCTAAATAAACATCTTGTGTTTTGGCAGCAAGGGCCTTTGTAGTTGCTTGTGAGTATGAGCCAAGGGCTACAGCATCTGCAACCTCCTCGGTTTTTTCATTTTTTATTCTATCATAGCCTATACCGCTTCCAAAACCAATGGCAACACCGTTTTTTGAATTTACAACTATGCCACTACCCAAAGCTATTGAGTTTACTCCATTTGCTGAAGTTGCTGTATAGTATGTACGCTTAGATGGTTTATCGTAGCCGTAATCATAAGCTGAACCTATAGCTATAGCACGATTTGCACCAACTCTTGTGCCAGTTCCTATAGTAATGGCATCATTTATAGCATTAGGATTAGTATTTACCTTATCAAGATCGTGAACATATTGATTTCCGATAGCTATATTTCTATTACCTTGAGTGCGTAGTTTTTTATTACTATAGTCTTCACCATCTTTTAAATTTCTAGAACCATCTCCTAAGAAAATATTTTGAGAGCCAACATGTTGGAAGCCTGCATCTGAGCCAAAATAAAGATTTCCATCTCCTTTTGAGCCAGTTCCTGCATCTTGTCCGATATATACAGCTCCCCAATTTTGCTCATTACTTTGAAGGTCTAGTATATCTGAATTTTTTCCAGCGTTTCTACCTATAAAGATAGATCCATTGCCATTTCTATCTTTGGTGTTACCAGCACTTTCGCCGATAGCTACTACATTTTGAGATTTCGCTTTAGCATTTTGTCCTATGGCTATAGCATTTTCGCCTATGGCACCTTTAGAGTCATAGTTTGAGCC
Coding sequences:
- a CDS encoding YadA family autotransporter adhesin, producing SVDVKAETGSKIRVADKGVVNGKQTFEVGVDLTGLNGTTYNFAAGKNLTVTDDGNGNVKYSLNQELKDITSIETNSKKYTFGDATLGDTSVITNKDLTEAVNNINAQVGSVNLNIAGDHGTKGSVKLSSGALNINGDGKNITTSVKNGEVKVALKDEINLGNVGENKINLGKDGLKITQADGSEGPSITADGVAMNDKQITGLKSGLDGLGQNGKDGTIADYKKLSDSEKAKYKHNAATIGDLATVDGKIVNVSTNINNIIGNTYITDDGNGNKTIDVDKIKEDLATNSASGQKHVVADGAGAIDTIVNSIKNINTQGTRFFHVNDGQVKGTRGLDKDDSSADSKGGVAIGIQAKVDNDAENAISIGTNSITSVAGGVALGSYSQANRKALDDTTKQGVYLFDNQAVADTVANTKGAISVGGSDEVGNKFTRQITGVAAGTQDSDAVNVAQLKAVQKVASQGSKWIAADNRKFDKNGKVVDNSTQAEAKGVNSVAIGAGSNTKVVSNGKVVERPYTVSVGGINKDGTVTQRTISNVAPGVLNSDAATMGQLRAGLNDVYGKLGEYKKDASAGTASALAVGNLPQATIPGKGMISLGSGFYDGQSAMAIGLSKMSDSGKWVFKGSASYDSQEKAGAALSVGFHF